The genomic interval GCTTGGCAGAGCTTTGCAGAGCATTAGGTGAAGTTGGGTTTCGTTTTGGGGCTTCCTTAGTTGCCGTTTCCTGCAGTTGCTCGACCTCGCCGGACTTggatttgttttgctgctgtcGTGTCTTGTTTCCAGTTAGCCAGGCCAACATGCCCTTCGGCTTTTCAGGCTTGGCCGCCAATTCAAATGGTTTATTGCATTCTTCACTTTTGTTGCGGGAATTGTTGACCAACTTGGCAACACGATGCCACTGCAGGGCCGTTGCCGGACGCAGTGCAGCTAAAGCTTGAGCGTCGCTCACATGCTTGAAGTCCAGCCAATcctataaattaatatatattaacattattttgtttatatattatgcaaatgaaatgtcTATTCACACACATTCATTTGTTGTTCCGTTTCAAGTATCGCTGGCATGCGATAGTGCATCcaggacattatttggctggaCTCGAAGGTAATGATGCTGTAGCTGTACATCTTGTCGCCGCTCTCATCCTGCCATACATCGAACAGGCCAGCCATTCGGAGCAGTTTCACATTCGCCGGCGACCAGGTGCTTTTGTCATAGATCTTAACCTCCGACTCCTGTGGCACATAGACCAAATAGGCCTCACGCTCAGATGCCTTGGCTTGCTTTGTGGTTTGCCATTCGTAGAAGCCTTCGCATACGACCACACACCGTTGGCCGCGCTTGAAGGGTCCACGATACAATTTGGAATCCATCAAATGCTCCAGCCGGCAGTTGTTCGTGGTGAGACCATGTTTGCGATAGTCGCCTTTATGCCATGCAGGAATCATGCCCCACATCATGGGCATGACAGTACGCGCATATTGCTGATCCTTAGCCTCGCTGAAGTGCGCTGCTGAGACACTAAAGGGGTGTACAAAAGAATCTAAGTCCCAGTTACTATAATTGGAACTTAAGATCAACCTACATGACGGGTGTTATGTCTGTAGGGGCTATATTATAGGAGGCTTGATAACGCCGTCCTAAATTGAACTCTGCGCGCCATTCGGGCTTTTCATATTCCTGCTTGATGTCCTCTTCGTCTTTGAGCTTATTGCTCTTTGGGTATTTGCACGCACACAGCACCTGGTCGGGATCAAGCGTTCtatataataaacatttaaatacaattattgACGCTAGCTattaaatcaaagcaaattaattacaaaCAAGTTCGGCCGCACATTTTGTATGTTTACAGTGAGTTAACAGTGGCCTAGCACGGCATTAACAGTCGGTTCTTTTTTGGGTTCACTTTCACAGAACTAGTTCAGTACTGCACCAAACATCACTAAAAACAAACGCAACATTTAGCCTGAAAcgaaaaattaatattttttcacaAAATGGGCGAACGTTATAACATACACAGTCAATTGGAGCATCtacaaagcaaatatattgGCACAGGACATGCGGATACCACCAAATTTGAGTGGTTGACCAATCAACACCGCGACTCATTGGCCAGTTATATGGGGCACTACGATATGCTCAATTATTTTGCCATCGCCGAAAACGAATCCAAGGCGCGTGTGCGGTTTAATTTAATGGAACGCATGCTGCAGCCGTGTGGACCGCCGCCGGAAAAACTAGAAGATTGAAcagtaataaattaaaatctaaataaatgTAAGAACCAAGCGGTGTATATTCAATGCAATAGGGTTGGGGAAACGTGGACTATGCCTTTATGGGCAGTcaatttagtatttttttttacttatcGATGTATGGTCgcactgcagctgcagtcggGGAAAAGCTTTCAACTCGATATAACTTATTTTCGTTTCAATTACATATTAATTTGAGTGCTagtgtttaatttaaatagtaaataataattaattagtcAATGTTGCAGCACAATAATTTACATGTACGTGTTTCATCAAATTAGTGTTAAAATTGTGCTAGCGCAAcaaccaataaaaaaaagggaacgtgtataaaaagaatatatacatacatacatacatgcataagtaCTTGCATGCGTCAGTATGTAATGCGAATTTGCCAAACAAAGTGCaatagaaacaacaaaaaaaagtctaCAGCGACAAagcaacttatttttatttgagtaCAATGAAAATTTGCGGCGAACAAAGATTTCAGtgaaatcattttcaattgcgtagattgtatatattatacaaatacatacatacatatatgcacacgaaaaaacatacacatgcacatgtgtaTAAAGATGAATGTACCATATTTACCCGCCGTTGAATTCAGAAAACGCAAAAAGCTTAAATATAGTGtcatataaatttttaatgtaATTTCCCACAACAAACGATACAAGTAAACCTATAAGCGCTACCGCTTGCATGTATTTCTGTGTCACCGTGTAAATGTCATAGTTATTTAACAAGCTACAGTGTACTAGAAGAAGATAAAAGTATAACAGTTCTTTGACATCTGGATAGGTAGTTTCATCAAAGAGTGCACATGCTCAAACAATCAAATAAGACCCGCATCCCTGGCCACAATTGCAATATATCGCAGAAATGTGCACTACAATTCATTTAAATAGCTGAAGTGAGTTTATCAGCTGCCAATCAGCTTGATGGGTCATGCGCTTTAAGCGCATGGTTTCTATTCATATGTCGAGCATTGTATGGTGTGACGGGCAATTGCGAAAAGCTTACGCATTTCGACCTAGCGTTGCCACTTACTCGGTTTAGTATGGTAACGCCAATGTGAAAAGCTGATTCGTCAGTAAATATTAGAGGAACTACACTTTGTTTAAACGAAAAGGTGTGctaattgtttataaacaatttgtttatactATCTGCAAATAGCAGGCACTGTTACTTGGTATATTCAAGTTTACTCATTGCACTACGTTTTTGGCAAATGTGGCAGCCCTCGAAACACAGCAGGAGGTGGAAGGGGGGCGAGCAGCACAGAGACACACAAAAGCACACGACGACGAAGACGGACGGGTCGAATGAGTTGAAAATTTTCGCGAAAcgaaaaagttaaaaataaatgtttactGTGCATGGTTtaaaatatagtatatatataatacttaaatattattgtGCACGGGTTTATGGTTTTTCTTAGTGCACTACCCTTCAACCTCCGATTTCGCTATTGTATTGAAAAATTTCATTGCTCTCAAGCTTGTGGTAGTGCGTGCTAATGCAAGACGTAAGAGGGGGAAGTGTGTGCAATTTATACCTTTTGCTTGTTtctattcatttcattttcggGCGACAAACGCGAAAGGTAACACCAAAGAGAAAGAACCGTAATCGTCTTCTGTGAGCTTTGCAAAGAAAGGcgaaaagaaaatcaaaaagaataaaaaaacgTTGCATCTGTGAGGGCGGGCTGCGTTTGTGAATAaatgagtgtatgtgtgtgtgtgtgtgtgtatgtatagaCTCGTGTGCGTGTTAGCCTTGTTACTTAATTTGCCGTTTTTCCTTTGTTGTCATCTGTTTACATTCGATGACTGACAAGCTCCTTTTTACTGTTCATTTCGCCTTGCAGCTCCTTTGCATtctacacatatgtacataggaATCTCCAACATAAAACATAGtgcgaaaaagaaaagaaacgaaaaagtGCTGAAAGCTCATCCGAAAGTTcattgaaataaaatcaaatcgaaATCACTGGCAGAACGGTAGAGTGCGCCCAAAAGGAAACGGCGCCCATCGAGTGGACGTGAagacgtcgctgctgctgctgccgccgctgctgctgctggtggtgacACTACcgctgctctgctgctgctaaatAATGAGTCGTCATGAAGGTAACAGTGCCCTTCTCTctgaattcaattcaattcacaATTCgtcaattatatattatattgatttatgtacatgtgtgcatTAGGTGTGAGCTGCGATTCATGTCTAAAAAGTAACTTCACTGGACGTCGCTACAAGTGTTTAATCTGTTATGATTATGATCTGTGCGCCGATTGCTATGAGGATGGCGTCACCTCCACTCGCCATCTGGTTGAGCATCCCATGCAGTGCATACTTACCCGTTCCGATATTGAATTATATTTTGGCGGCGAAATGCTAACAACGGATCAGCCGCAATCGTTTACGTGTCCTTATTGCAAGAAGATGGGCTTCAGTGATGCCACCCTGTTGGAGCATGTCTCCGCCGAGCATACGGAGACCAGTTTGGAGGTCGTCTGTCCCGTTTGTGCCGGATTGCCAGGCGGTGAGCCGAATCTAGTCACAGATGATTTTGCTGGTCATCTAACATTGGAGCATCGGCAAGGACCGCGAGAGTTAATATCCTTTTTGATATCCTTTTTCacaaaacaacataattcaCGAAAAACTTTTGTGTTGAAGAATCAACAAACGAATTGCCccaaaaataattgtattgaATGAAGCGAAGTATTAAGAATAGGAAAAAGTTAAGAATGTAGATAGCATTAGTTATCACagataaattatatttgtctATAGATGGTATCACGCGAACCAAAACTTTGTGTTCCGTCACGTTTTAGTAAATTTGTAAAACAATCGGGTAAAATAGCTAAAGTTCCATTTAATTCGAGTAAATAGTTTCCCAAAGGACCTTTAGTGTATAATATATGCAGCCATTCATTtgattaataatttattcGAAAAGTCTATATATTACTGTTCCTCATCAAAATCTTGGCAAAATTACAACTTGGCAATAGGTCGTCAGCATTCAAATGCAAACAGGGCAATTCCTTAATAGCATATATCAGGCATTATAAGTTAAGACggatttaattttgttttggttgCCTTAACCTTTAGACAATACGACGAGCCCTCGGCCATACGCCATGGCGGTGGGGTGCGTCGCATACCTGGACGCACTTTGGGCGGGCCCCGTACGCGCCGCTCCAATATGCACTTTAGCTCATCGAGTGGACTGTCGGCATTGTCGCCATCGGGTCGGGAATCTGTCGATCCCATCGCAGAGCTGCTCTCACAGCTATCCGGCGTCAGACGTGGCGTTCCACCAACATCGCAGTTGCAACAATTGcagatgcaaatgcaaatggatCGGCAACAGTTGACGGTAAGCAgcgtatttgttttgttgttgtttttatgatCTTGTGTGTATAtcagaaaagaaaaagcttGTGAATGTTTGCATTTAACGCTTTCGTTATTTTAGGCATCGCGCCAAATCGATCGGCTGCCAAGACGCACGCATCCCATAGTCTCAACATCGAATTCGAATGCCACCATGGCTGAGGTgatcggcggcggcggcggcggcagcagcactgCAGTTGGCAGCGGTGGCATGAGTGCCAGTAGTGCAAATGCACCGCCCAATCTGCGCACCTCAGAATGGCCGGTGGGCGCAAGCTTCTCATCGGCCAGCAGCCATCAGCAAACGCAGTCGAGCAGCCTGGCCGCTAATACACTCAACGCCAGAGAAGTAGCCTCATgcaatttataaacaattccCAATTACCAATActaatataaaaacatatctGTATCCTTGCAGGCGGTCGGCAACAGTTGCATtagcagcggcagtggcacTGGCAATGCGCTGGGCATTAGCGTCGGCATTGGTGGTGCACCAACGGCCAATGGCGGCGGCAACACTAACGCCATGTCTGGGCAATCTGGCGGGCAAGCTGCGGCTGGCGATACACCGCAATCGCAGTACTTGCTGGCCAAATTTATGCAGCCCACACTAACGGATGCCGAGTGGGCGGATGTAGAGCGCAAGCGGGCCGATCGGTAGGAGTTACAACTATATGCACATATCGGTCTGAAGTATAGTTATCAATGTTTATTTTGCTTGACAGCTCCATGTTTGTGCAGTCGCTGTGGCTATCGTTGCTCTGCACAGAGGAGCTAGACTTGAATGCGTCCAATGAGGATGGCGACTGTTTGGCCAAGAGTGATAATGTAAATAAGGAGCAAGGTGGCGGggacagccagcagcagcagcaacaacagcagcagcagcagcaggaagaaCAGGAAACGCTGCTCAATAACAATGCGgatgaacagcagcagcaacagcaacagcagcgtgcTGTGGTACGACAGGTGAATCAAATGCAACAGACCTCGCCGGAGGATTTTGTATGCGATGAATATcgctacaaaaacaaaaaagccaacacaacagcaacaacacaaacgaGTGGCACATCTACAACAGGTGGATGTGTAGGAGGAGGTGGAGGAACAGGCGGCGTAGGTGCTGGCGGTGgcattgcagcagcagcagcagcagcagccagtgcAACTGGCGTCAGGCCAACAGCAGTTGATCGAGGTGGCATCGAAAGACGCGGTCGGCCACTGCCAGCAGAGACTGCCACGGGctcacagcagcaactgcagcagcagcaacaaaaatacaaacaaaatgcaaatgcggcGGCAAACACAAATCAAATACCCGATACTAGGTAGTGTCTCTTaaccataacaacaacaacataacagcaaaaacaaccacatgttgtagctgctgcagACTAAGTAACAACAGCAATATGCAAACAACAAATGGAACGCAATAGccaaccacaacagcaacaacaacaacaaaaataacacatCAATCAacaacacagcagcaacaacaataacaacatacACAGCCGTAagagtaacaacaacaacaacaaaagtagccgcaGCCgccgtcgcagcagcagccgcaattTCGTCAAAcactatattatatgtatcgtttattaaatatattaaaatttatataattata from Drosophila virilis strain 15010-1051.87 chromosome 2, Dvir_AGI_RSII-ME, whole genome shotgun sequence carries:
- the Kcmf1 gene encoding E3 ubiquitin-protein ligase Kcmf1; translation: MSRHEGVSCDSCLKSNFTGRRYKCLICYDYDLCADCYEDGVTSTRHLVEHPMQCILTRSDIELYFGGEMLTTDQPQSFTCPYCKKMGFSDATLLEHVSAEHTETSLEVVCPVCAGLPGGEPNLVTDDFAGHLTLEHRQGPRELISFLDEPSAIRHGGGVRRIPGRTLGGPRTRRSNMHFSSSSGLSALSPSGRESVDPIAELLSQLSGVRRGVPPTSQLQQLQMQMQMDRQQLTASRQIDRLPRRTHPIVSTSNSNATMAEVIGGGGGGSSTAVGSGGMSASSANAPPNLRTSEWPVGASFSSASSHQQTQSSSLAANTLNAREAVGNSCISSGSGTGNALGISVGIGGAPTANGGGNTNAMSGQSGGQAAAGDTPQSQYLLAKFMQPTLTDAEWADVERKRADRSMFVQSLWLSLLCTEELDLNASNEDGDCLAKSDNVNKEQGGGDSQQQQQQQQQQQQEEQETLLNNNADEQQQQQQQQRAVVRQVNQMQQTSPEDFVCDEYRYKNKKANTTATTQTSGTSTTGGCVGGGGGTGGVGAGGGIAAAAAAAASATGVRPTAVDRGGIERRGRPLPAETATGSQQQLQQQQQKYKQNANAAANTNQIPDTR
- the LOC6632458 gene encoding abasic site processing protein HMCES isoform X2 gives rise to the protein MPMMWGMIPAWHKGDYRKHGLTTNNCRLEHLMDSKLYRGPFKRGQRCVVVCEGFYEWQTTKQAKASEREAYLVYVPQESEVKIYDKSTWSPANVKLLRMAGLFDVWQDESGDKMYSYSIITFESSQIMSWMHYRMPAILETEQQMNDWLDFKHVSDAQALAALRPATALQWHRVAKLVNNSRNKSEECNKPFELAAKPEKPKGMLAWLTGNKTRQQQNKSKSGEVEQLQETATKEAPKRNPTSPNALQSSAKRPRCELINIEQQESSDVQVKSEART
- the Sf3b5 gene encoding splicing factor 3B subunit 5, whose amino-acid sequence is MGERYNIHSQLEHLQSKYIGTGHADTTKFEWLTNQHRDSLASYMGHYDMLNYFAIAENESKARVRFNLMERMLQPCGPPPEKLED
- the LOC6632458 gene encoding abasic site processing protein HMCES isoform X1, coding for MCGRTCLTLDPDQVLCACKYPKSNKLKDEEDIKQEYEKPEWRAEFNLGRRYQASYNIAPTDITPVIVSAAHFSEAKDQQYARTVMPMMWGMIPAWHKGDYRKHGLTTNNCRLEHLMDSKLYRGPFKRGQRCVVVCEGFYEWQTTKQAKASEREAYLVYVPQESEVKIYDKSTWSPANVKLLRMAGLFDVWQDESGDKMYSYSIITFESSQIMSWMHYRMPAILETEQQMNDWLDFKHVSDAQALAALRPATALQWHRVAKLVNNSRNKSEECNKPFELAAKPEKPKGMLAWLTGNKTRQQQNKSKSGEVEQLQETATKEAPKRNPTSPNALQSSAKRPRCELINIEQQESSDVQVKSEART